AACTTTATTAAACGATTATTTGATATTGTTATTTCGGTAGTTTTGTTTATATGTACTTCTCCTATTATGCTCATTACAGCAATTTTAATAAAAATTACTTCTCCTGGTCCGATTATTTATAAACAAACAAGAGTTACTTTAAGACAAAGAGAATTTAATATTTTAAAATTTAGAACTATGTCAGCTGCTGCTGAAGCAAAATCAGGGCCCGTTTTATCGACAAGCAATGATAGTCGTGTGACGACTGTTGGTAAATATTTAAGAACATTAAGAATTGATGAATTACCTCAACTAATCAATGTTATTCGTGGAGATATGTCTATTGTTGGTCCAAGACCAGAACGACCATTTTTTGTTGATCAATTTAATTCAGAAAATCCTAACTATTATTTACGGCATAATGTGCGGGCTGGTATCACTGGTTATGCACAAGTATATGGAAAATATGCCTCTGATTATAATAGTAAATTGAACTTTGATTTATTATATATTAAAAATTACTCTAGCTTATTAGATATGAAAATTTTACTCCAAACGATTAAAATTTTATTTGATAAAGTTTCTTCTAGAGGATTAGATGAATCAGAAGAGAGAGAAATCATTCAACTGAATTACTTAGAAAATAATCATATAAACGTCTATCGTTAATAACTCTTTGAAAAAGATCCAGTTAAATAGAATTAATTCAAAAATTAGATTTTCGATTCTATTTTGAATTAATTTATTTAATTGGATCTTTTTGCCTATTAATTTATCAATAATAATTGAAACTGGCTAAAATTTATGAGATAATTTTTTAGATTGACAGTATGATTTGTAGATTGCTTAAAAATACTTCATTATTTTTATAATAAAGTTATGAACACTTACTAGTTGATTCAATTTTTTCTTGTGATTAAGAAATTTATGAATAAAATAATTATTAATAATAAATATTGACATAGATACTAATAAGAATTTATTTTTTGTATTTATCTTGATAAAATTATATGAATATGATCAACTAAACATTAATTTATTATAAAAAATTAATAAGGTATATTTAATATATCATAAAATTCACATTAATTTTGAATAAAATAGTAGTATAAACTTCGAAATGAGGATAAAACGTTTTGAAAAAAGCACCTATCAGTATATTGATGTCTGTTTACCAAAAAGAAAAAACTAAATATTTTACTGAAGCAATAGAAAGTATTCTTGCTCAAACTATCCAACCAGAAGAGATATTTTTAGTCATCGATGGGCCATTAACTACAGAATTAGATACTATAATTGCTAATTACAAACGATGTTTGGGACATCAATTGACAATTTGTAAGTTAAAACAGAATCAGGGACTTGGTGTAGCGCTCGCAAAAGGCGTTAGTTTATGCAGAAATGAATTAATTGCTAGGATGGATGCTGATGATATCATGGTTAATAATCGCTTGGAAATTCAGTTGAAAGAATTTCAAGAAGAACCAAATTTAGTAATTATTGGAACAGACATAATAGAATTTAGTCATAATATAGAAAATGTTACTGGAAAAAGAATTGTACCAAAAACAAATGAAGAAATACGCGCATTTTCTAAAAAAAGAAACCCATTTAATCATATGACAGTAATGTATAAAAAGTCAGCTATTTTAGCAGTAGGTAACTATTTACCTCTAAAAGGATTTGAAGATTATTATTTATGGGTACGTTTACTTAAAAAAGGATATGAAGGTAAGAATATTGCAAATATTTTAGTTTATGCTAGAGCAGGAGATAAAATGTATATGCGGCGTGGTGGAGTAAGTTATTTATTTCCTGGATTGAGAGGACGATGGTATATTTATAAGGATGGAATTGGTAATTTCATAGATTATATGTTGTCCAGTACGGTCCATGTGGTGATTAGCTTAATGCCTAACAGATTTCGCGGCTTATTCTATAAAAAAATACTAAGAAAATAAATTTTAAAAATGGCTGAAATTAGTAGGAGTTTATAATGGTAAAACAAGTTTATTCTGATTGTTCTTTGTCAATAATTGTCCCAGTTTATAATGTTGAAAAAACTATAGAAAGAGCAGTAAAAAGTATTATTAATCAATCATATAAAAATCTAGAAATTATTTTGGTAAATGATGGTTCCACTGATAAAAGTGGTCAAATTATTGAAAAATTAGCAGAAGATTATAATATTATTTCTGCCTATCATAAAGAAAATGGTGGATTATCATCAGCAAGAAATTATGGTATTGCTCGAGCAAGTGGTGAAATAATTGGATTATTAGATAGTGATGATTATTATATGCCTGATTTTTTTGAAGATGTTATTCCTTATTTTAATCAAGAAGAATTAGATATAGTTGCTTTTGGTTTTGTAAAAGGAAATGATAAATTGAAAAAATATTATTTACCTGAACAAAAAACATTATCAAATACACAGGCAATAATAAAAGAATTGTTTATTAATCAAAGTGTAGACTTTTATGCTTGGAATAAATTTTATCGTAGAAAACTTTTTAAAAATATAAAATATCCAGAAGGAAGATTATATGAAGATGTAATTCCCACTTATGAATTGATGAAAAAAACTAGAAAAGTGCAATATCTTTCAATCGCTGGCCTTTTTTATTATCAGAATCCAGAAAGCATTATTTATCAACAGTTTAATCCTAGACAATATGATAATATTGATCAAAGAATAGTTTTATTAAAAAAAATTAGGCAAGAATTTCCTGAATTAACAAATCTAGCCTATAAAAAATTAATAGACGGATATTTGTCAACTGGATTTAAATTAACAACAAAGACGAAAGATAGTAGGGACCAAAAAAAATATTTAAAAAAATTAAGGAATGAAATTAAACAACAATATTTTAAACTAATGACAACATCTTCTCCTCTAACAAAAAAATTAGCACTCAATTTGCTATATATTAATGCTCCCTTGTATAATAAATTATATAAATTGATTCTTAAAAAATAGCAAGAATTATCGAGTATTGCTATTAGAGCGTTGATGTCTCTTTTGTTACTAATAGAAAAATAAATATATTGAATGGAGTGTGTGTAATGATTACTGCAATTATCATTGCTGGTGGTGTTGGAAAGAGAATGGGACAAGAAATCCCAAAACAATTTATTATTATTGATGGAAAGCCTATTATTATTTATACATTAATATCCTTTCAAAATCATCCACAGATTGACAAAATTTTAGTTGTTTGTAAGTCTGGTTGGGAAGGAACGATGTGGGCATATATTAAGGAATATAATATTTCTAAAGTAGAATGGGTAATTGCAGGAGGAAAAACTGGACAAGAATCTATTAATGCTGGTGTGCAATTTTTGAAACAATTTGCCAATAATGAAGATATCATTGTAATTCATGATGGAATTAGGCCATTGGTAGAGGAAATTGTCCTTTCTGATGTTATTGTAAAATGTAGAAAATTTGGTAATGCTGTTAGTTCACTTCCCTATAATGAACAGATTTTTATAAAAAAAACAGATGAGACAACACAAAAATATATAGATAGAGAAACTTTAAGAAGAGTCGCTACACCACAGGCTTATAATTATGGAAAATTAATTCAATCATACGATCGAGCTTTTAAAGAAGGAATCGGAATTTCTGAATCTTCTTATACAAATACCATGATGGTTGATTTAGGAGAAACACTACATTTTGCTCTTGGATCCGATAAAAATATTAAATTAACTACTTTAGATGACCTAGAATTATTTAAGGGTTATTTAAGAATGAAAACTGAATAATAAAAAGGTAGGTAATTTAGCATGTATATAAAAGATATTCTCTATGAACAAGATGTAGAAAGAGTACTTCAAACAGTGATGAATTGGCAACAATTAAATGGAAAAACCTTTTTAATCATTGGTGCTTCTGGTATGATAGGTACATTTGTAATTGATGTTCTTATGAGATATAATGAGCAAAATGATGCTGGGTTAAAAATTTTAGCATTAGGAAGAAATAGAAAAAGATTAGAAAAACGATTTTCCTCTTATTGTTTGTTATCTAATTTTTATGTTCTTGAAGAAGATATTACAAATGAACTGCATTTACCTATTAATTGTGATTACATATTTCATGGTGCAAGTAATACTCATCCCTTAGCCTATGCCGAAGATCCAATTGGGACGATCATGACAAATTTACTAGGAACGCAAAGAGTACTTAAATATGCTAGTTCACATGATTGTGCACGTGTTTTATTTATGTCTACTGTTGAAATTTATGGAGAAAATAGAGATAATGTTGAATCTTTTAAAGAAGATTATTGTGGATATATTGATTGCAATACGCTTCGATCAGGATATCCAGAAGGAAAAAGAGCCAGTGAGTCATTATGTCAGGCATATATTGCCAAATATGGTATCGATATTGTTATTCCAAGAATTTGTAGAACGTTTGGGCCAACAATGCAGATAAATGATTCAAAAGCTTCCTCACAGTTTATTAAGAATGCTGTAAATAATGAAGATATTATTTTAAAAAGTAAAGGGGAACAGTTTTTTTCTTATGGCTATGTTGGAGATGTTGTTTCTGCGCTTTTATTCATATTAATTCATGGGAAAAATGGTGAAGCATACAATATTGCCAGTGAAAAATTTAATGTTCATTTGAATGAACTAGCTGAAAGTCTAGCAAGTATTTCTGGAAAAAAAGTCATTTATCAATTGCCAGATGAAAAAGAACAATTAGGTTTCTCAAAAGTCAAAAATGCTATTCTTTCTTCCGAAAAACTAAATGATTTAGGATGGACACCAAAATTTTCCTTGATTGAAGCACTAGAACATACGGTAAGAATTTTAAAAGATATCAAAAAATGAAAGGATAATAGAATTTGGAGAAAAGCAAAGCTGTTTTTTCACATATTAGAAGTTGGTATATAATTTATTTTGGTATTATTTTAATTGCTAAAGAGATAGGACCTTATGATTTTTTACCGGCAATAATAAATAACCTATTTGTCTGGCCTGCTGCCTTAATAGGATTGATTTTTATTGCTTATGATCTTATTCAACCTGTTCGATATAAAAAGAAGATAGATTATAATATTTTTTTATTACTGTTTATTGGAGTGATGTGTGTAACAACTATTATTAATAGACAGTACGGTTTATTTGCCAATATAAAATTAATCATGAATGAGGCAATTTATTTTTTTGTTATTTATAGATTTGGACAGACACAAACAAATGCAATGCTAACCATTCAACGTTTTGTTAAAATACTGATTGGTTTATGGCTTATATTTGTTACAATATCTTTAGGGATGTTTTTGACACAAACAAAATATAGTTTTACTTTGAAAAATAGATTCCATCCTCTAAGATTAGGTTTCTTGGAAAATCGTTTATTTGGTGTATTTTCAGATCCAAATTTTGCGAGTACAATATCCTTAATAGTTATTATTATGTCTTTATACTATTTATTTGCTATTAAAATAAAAATAAGCATTAAGGTTTTTTTAGCAATTAATGTATTCTTTCAATTATTATTTATTCTTCTATCTGGTTCAAGAACTGGAATGATTGAGCTAACAATTGGCTTAGCATTTTTCCTATTTATTTACTGCTATACAACAAACTTGATGCATATAAAAAATTCTAAAGCTAATTTCTTTAGTTCTTTATTGCTGTCATTATTCATAAGTGTAACTGTTTATTTCTTATTGGAAATATTGAAAGATTTTATTGCAATGATGTATACTCATCTTATTCAAATAACTCATAAGCAGGGTGGTAAAGCGAAGAATGTTACATTAATTAGAAATGATGTTTCGGATGATTCAGCAAATGAGCTGTCTAATGGTCGTATAGAAATGTGGAAAAATGCGATAGAAATTTTTAGACAAAATTGGTTAATAGGTGTAGGACCTTCAAGGGAAGGTATAGTTGCCTATTCTAAAAAATTTTTCCCAACGAATGTTCTTGCTAGAACAGGTATGACAATTCATAGTTGCTTTTTTCATGCATTGGCAGGTACCGGTTTATTAGGTACACTTTCATTTTTTATATTTATAATTCAAAAAGCATTTTCTACTATCAAGTATAGCCTAGTCATTAAAAATCCGATAAATAATATATATTTTTATTTTATATTGTGTATTTTAGCAGTGAGTATAAATGCTTTCTTGGCACCTGAAATTATCTTAGTCAATAAAATTGGTGCTTTTATTTTTTGGTTATTTTTAGGAAGTCTAACTACTAAATTTAAAAAGAAGATTTAAATAGTTGGAAGATTTAAAAGGAGAAATAGGTGTTCAATTTGATAAATAAATTTTTCCAAAATTATAGAAATATTATTGATCGGATATGTGCATATAGTATATTTTATGTACTTTATCCGATATTATTCTTTATACCAATTAAACGCAATAAGGTGGTTGTTTCAAATTTTTGGGGAAGGAGCTATGGAGATAATCCTAAGTACATCTGTAATTATTTATTGTCAACAAACTGGGATATAGATATTGTTTGGTTATGTAATAAAGATATTATAAATTTAAATAAAGATGATTTCCCAAAAGGAATTCGTTTAGTCAAGAATCGTTCCTTTCAGGCTCTCTTAGAATTACATACTGCTAAAATTTGGATTGATGACTGTAGAAAAAGTTTTTATCCTAAAAAACGAAAACAACAATTTTATTTACAAACTTGGCATGCTGGTTTTGGTTTAAAACGAATTGAACATGATACAGAACAGAATCTTACTCCTCGATATATAAAAATGGCAAAAAAAGATTCAAAAATGTGTGATCTATTAATTTTTGAGCATTCAAAGTTATTTAAAAATATAGGAAAAACATTTTGGTATGATGGTGAAATCTTTAGAGATGGTATTCCTAAAAATGATATTATTGTTAAACCAACGACAGATATAATAGAAAAGGTACACAATTTTTATAATATTGCTAAAGATAAAAAGATTATTTTATATGCGCCCACCTTCAGAGTAGATTATGATTTAAAAATCAATCCTTTATTTTTAGAAAGAATTATTGAAACTGCTAATCTGTATTTTCATGAAAAATACGTTCTGATTTTAAGATTGCATCCAAATGATAAATATTTAAAAGATAAAATATTAAATTCAATTAATAATTCTGATATTTTAGATGGTTCAGTCTATAATGATATGCAAGAGCTGTTAAGTACTTGTAATATGTTAATCACAGATTACTCTTCTACAATTGGAGAGATGCTTGTAGCAAATAAAAAATGTTTTATTTATGCTTATGATTATGAAGAATATATGGAAGATCAAGGCTTAGTAATGGAATTAACAGAATTACCATTTCCAGTAACAAAAACAGAAAACGAATTATTAGAGAGCATAAAAAATTTTAATTCAATTAAATATGAAAATAGATTAAGTAATTTTAAGAAAAAATGGGATATTTATGAATCTGGTCAAGCGAGTAAAGAATTAGGTGATCGCTTATTGCAAGAAATGCAACAATACAAGGAGAATTAAGTAAACATGAATCTTTTAAATAGACTAAAAGAAGGCATCTCAAAAAAGAATCTGTTAGAGATGATCTATTTTTGTATAATTGTTCTAAAACCAGTAAATAGGAAATTTCAGTTAAAACTTGGATCAGAAAAGAGAGCAGAAAATACATTTAATTACCTGTATAAACACTATTATCCTCTAATCAAGAACAGACCAAAATATTTGGGGGAATTGCATGAAAAAACGAATATTATATGGATATGTTGGTTACAAGGAGAAGAAAATGCTCCTGAATTGATAAAAGTGTGCATTCGTTCTATTCGAAAATATAATCCAAATAAAAAATTATTATTTTAGATGAGAAAACACTTTCTAAATATGCAACTTTTCCTAATTATATTTTAGAAAAAAGAGCTAAAGGCATTATTTCTAATACGCATTTTTCAGATTTATTACGTGCTCAAATATTGGTCACATATGGCGGTACCTGGATGGATGCAACATTGCTATGTACAGATGTACCACAAGATTACCTAACAAATTCTGCTTTATTTGTATATCGAACTTTTTATGATGATCATTCACAAAATCCAATTGTTGCTTCAAGTTGGTTTCTTTCAGCTGAAAAAAATAATGATATTTTAACGGCAACCAGAGATATGTTATTTTCCTATTGGGAAAAACACAATACCTTAATGAATTATTATTTATTTCATATTTTTTTCACTATAGCAACAAAAAAATACAGTGAACAATGGGAAGCTGTACCAAAACTAAGTAATGCTAATCCACATTTTCTCCAATTTGAATTAAAAAAACAATTTAATCAGGAATTATTCGATCAAGTTAGAAAAATTAGTCCAATTCATAAACTAACATATAAAGGATTAGAACAGACAGATAAAAATTCCTTTTATAGGAGACTACTTAAAGAAAGGATCTGACGACTATGAAAAATTTAGCTAAAAACTTTCTTTCTAATGCTTTATATCAAATTTTTACTATTATTTTTCCTTTATTAACTATGCCTTATATTGCAAGAGTATTAGGGGCCGAACAATTAGGAATATATAATTATACTTATGCAATTGCTATTTACTTTGCAATGTTTGTTAAATTAGGTGCAGATCATTATGGAAATCGTTCCATTGCTAAGGTAGGAACAGATTTAAATAAGCGTAGTGAGGTATTTTGGGAAATATTTGGTGTACAATTTTTGAATGGAATTTTCTGTACATTGACTTATTTGCTATTTATATTTTTATTTATAAAAAACAATCAAAAGATTGCTTATTTACAAGTATTTTTAATTATCAGCTATTCATTAGATATTAATTGGTTTTTCTATGGAGTTGAACAGTTTAATATTGTTATACTAAGAAATACCATGGTAAAAATCTTTACAATTATTTGTGTTTTTTTATTTGTAAAAAATATTGGTGATGTTTGGGTTTATACAGTTATCATAAATGCTGGATCAATCATTGGTTTTTTGGTTACTTGGGTTCAGTTAAAGAGTTATGTAAGGTTTAATTATATATTTAAATGTATGAGCTTAAAAAAAATATTCTCACACTTACGTCCAACATTTGTATTGTTTATTCCTATTATATCTGCGAGTATTTTTACAAGTTTTACAACCATTCTTTTAGGTCAGATAACGAATATGAAAAATGTTGGTTTCTATGATGCAGGTAGTAAAGTTTTATCTATGCCTAAAAGTGTCATTGCCGCTTTGGGGACAGTAATGTTACCAAAAATGGCTGCAGCATATGAGAATGAAAAATCAAAAAAATTGGCAAATGAATATTTGGATATTTCGATTGTATTTGTTTCCTTTTTATCAATTGTATTCACTTTTGGATTACTAAGTATTTCGAATGAATTTATTTTATTATTTTATGGAAATGGCTATCTAAAAAGTATTAGTGTATTGAATTTTTTAGTGATTTATCTTCCATTTTATGCGTTAGGTAATGTAATTAGAACTCAATATCTAATTCCTCAATCTAAAGATAGACCGTTTGTTATTTCTGTTTTATTGGGTGCCATTGCAAGTGTAATTGTAAACTTAATTCTTATTAGACCACTGGGTATTGTTGGAGCGTCTTTAGGAACTGTTGCTTCTGAGGTCGTATTAGCACTCTATCAAATCTTTGCAGCAAGAAAAGAAATTGATTTGAAAAAGTTTATAGGACCTTTAATTTTATTTTTTGCTGCTGGACTAACTATGTGGGGTCTTTTGAATGTTATTCCTTTGGCAATACATTCTGCTATGATTAAAATTATTCTTAGAATAATAATCGGTGCTGTAATTTATTTAGCAATATGTGGTTTTTATTTTATGTATTCTAAGAATTCAACGATTAAATTGATCAGGCACGCACTTTTAAAGAATTCTACGAAAAAAATCAGTAACTTGGGCAAGTAATTTGTATGTTTTTACATAGAATAGATAAATTAATAACTGAATAGGTAGTTTTGTTAATGGCTAATTGTCATCTTATTGATAAAAGAGTAAACTATTTATAAATACTATATGTAAAAAAGTGATTTTATATTCATGGTAATTGATTGATCAATAAAGAGTCAGGAGGGATTTAATTGAAAACAATTCTAGTTACTGGTGGAGCTGGATTTATCGGATCAACATTAGCTAATAAACTATCTAAAAAAAATAAAGTAACCATCATAGATGATTTATCTATGGGAAAAATAGACAATATTCAATTACATGAAAATATAACCTTCATTAAGGGAACAGTAACAGATGGTCATTTAATGAAAACTATTTTTCTCGAAACTAAATTTGATTATATCTTTCATTTAGCTGCGATTGCTAGTGTAGCAGATTCTGTTGAGCATCCAATTGAAACGCATAAAGTAAATTTTGAAAGTGTCTTACAATTACTTGAATTAATTAAAAATTATCAACCAGATTTAAAACGCCTTGTTTTTACTTCCTCTGCTGCTGTTTATGGAGATGAAAAGTCATTGCCCAAACGAGAAGAATCGGTGATTCGTCCGCTAACTCCCTATGCTGTAGATAAATTTGCTGCTGAAAGATATGTTTTAAATTATTGTAATTTGTATAAAATACCAACTAGTGCAGTGCGTTTTTTTAATGTTTATGGACCAAATCAAAATCCAAATTCTCCTTATTCTGGTGTTATTTCAATTATGATGGATTGCTATAAAAAAATTCTGGCTGGTGAAACTGTTACTTTTAAGATGTATGGAGATGGTCAACAATCTAGAGATTTTGTTTTTGTTGATGACGTTGTTCAAGCTTTAGATTTAGTAGCAAATGCTACAGAATCATTGGGTGAAGTCTATAATGTTGCTACTGGTTGTAAGACAAGTTTGTTAGATCTTATTGCTATTTTTGATAATTTATTATCTGTAAAATTACCTATTAAATTTGAATCATCAAGAATAGGGGATATTAAAGATTCCTATGCTGATATTACTAAAATAAAAAATCTTAATTATCAACCCCAATTTTGTTTATATGAAGGCATAAAAAAATATGTGACCTATGAATTACAAAGGGAGGAATAAATTTGCAAAAAAACGTTAACAATAAAGTTAATAATAGAAATATCTTTTTGGTTACTATTTTATTCGCACTTTTTATTATGTTTTTATTAAACTGCTTAACACCATTACTAGCAGATGACTATGAATATTTCTTTAAAACGACTAACTTTTCTACAATACTGTTGGATGAATATCATCAATATTTATCATGGACTGGAAGGTCTATTGTTCACATTATAGCAAGAATATTTTTACTAATGCCCAAGTGGGTATTTAACATTGCAAATTCACTAGCATATGTAGGAGTTTCCTATTTAATTTACAAATTGTCCTTATCTAATGGCGAAAAATATAAGACTGTACGTTTTTTATTAATTCAATTTCTTATATGGTTGTTTGTCCCAGCTTTTGGACAAGTTTTTCTATGGGAAACAGGATCAGCAAACTATCTATGGGGAAGTTTGATAATTCTTTCCTATCTTTTTTTCTTTCATAAAGCCACTATCAATAATTGGATACCTAAGAGGCCAACTTCCTTAGTACCTTTAGTTTTTATTATGGGTGTATTGGCTGGATGGTGTAATGAGAATACTTCAGGTGGCGCTTTACTATTGGCTATATTTTATATAGGTGTTTATATGATTTCAAATAAACAAAAGGTTCCTTTGTGGATGATAGGAGGCATTATAGGGAACTTTATTGGATTAGTGATAATGATTTTAGCACCTGGAAACAAAATAAGAGCTACATATTTTGCAAGAAGTACTTGGTCTATCCATAAAAAATTAAGTATAGGTTTGGTAACTGTTTTTAATGAAATAAAGGAGCACTTATTCTTATTAATTTGTCTTTTGCTTGTTTTATATATATTAAATCTATACAATAAAAAAATGGAAACTAAATTTTATTTAAGCGTAGCCTATGCTGTTTTCGGTATAGTAACATTACTCGCTTTATCTCTATCTCCAGCTGGTCTTAATTGGGGAAGGTCCTACTATGGTGGTGTAATATTTATGATTATTGCAATCTCACTTATTTGGCCAGATAGAATAAGCAATTTGAAAAGCGATAATTCTAATATTTTTTATACTATTATATATGGTTTGCTTGCTTTATCATTTATGATGAATTTTATAATGGGATCTGCTGATATTTGTAAATCATATATAAAAATTGATAGTCA
The genomic region above belongs to Melissococcus plutonius ATCC 35311 and contains:
- a CDS encoding NAD-dependent epimerase/dehydratase family protein, giving the protein MYIKDILYEQDVERVLQTVMNWQQLNGKTFLIIGASGMIGTFVIDVLMRYNEQNDAGLKILALGRNRKRLEKRFSSYCLLSNFYVLEEDITNELHLPINCDYIFHGASNTHPLAYAEDPIGTIMTNLLGTQRVLKYASSHDCARVLFMSTVEIYGENRDNVESFKEDYCGYIDCNTLRSGYPEGKRASESLCQAYIAKYGIDIVIPRICRTFGPTMQINDSKASSQFIKNAVNNEDIILKSKGEQFFSYGYVGDVVSALLFILIHGKNGEAYNIASEKFNVHLNELAESLASISGKKVIYQLPDEKEQLGFSKVKNAILSSEKLNDLGWTPKFSLIEALEHTVRILKDIKK
- a CDS encoding NAD-dependent epimerase/dehydratase family protein; amino-acid sequence: MKTILVTGGAGFIGSTLANKLSKKNKVTIIDDLSMGKIDNIQLHENITFIKGTVTDGHLMKTIFLETKFDYIFHLAAIASVADSVEHPIETHKVNFESVLQLLELIKNYQPDLKRLVFTSSAAVYGDEKSLPKREESVIRPLTPYAVDKFAAERYVLNYCNLYKIPTSAVRFFNVYGPNQNPNSPYSGVISIMMDCYKKILAGETVTFKMYGDGQQSRDFVFVDDVVQALDLVANATESLGEVYNVATGCKTSLLDLIAIFDNLLSVKLPIKFESSRIGDIKDSYADITKIKNLNYQPQFCLYEGIKKYVTYELQREE
- a CDS encoding flippase yields the protein MKNLAKNFLSNALYQIFTIIFPLLTMPYIARVLGAEQLGIYNYTYAIAIYFAMFVKLGADHYGNRSIAKVGTDLNKRSEVFWEIFGVQFLNGIFCTLTYLLFIFLFIKNNQKIAYLQVFLIISYSLDINWFFYGVEQFNIVILRNTMVKIFTIICVFLFVKNIGDVWVYTVIINAGSIIGFLVTWVQLKSYVRFNYIFKCMSLKKIFSHLRPTFVLFIPIISASIFTSFTTILLGQITNMKNVGFYDAGSKVLSMPKSVIAALGTVMLPKMAAAYENEKSKKLANEYLDISIVFVSFLSIVFTFGLLSISNEFILLFYGNGYLKSISVLNFLVIYLPFYALGNVIRTQYLIPQSKDRPFVISVLLGAIASVIVNLILIRPLGIVGASLGTVASEVVLALYQIFAARKEIDLKKFIGPLILFFAAGLTMWGLLNVIPLAIHSAMIKIILRIIIGAVIYLAICGFYFMYSKNSTIKLIRHALLKNSTKKISNLGK
- a CDS encoding CDP-glycerol glycerophosphotransferase family protein, which gives rise to MFNLINKFFQNYRNIIDRICAYSIFYVLYPILFFIPIKRNKVVVSNFWGRSYGDNPKYICNYLLSTNWDIDIVWLCNKDIINLNKDDFPKGIRLVKNRSFQALLELHTAKIWIDDCRKSFYPKKRKQQFYLQTWHAGFGLKRIEHDTEQNLTPRYIKMAKKDSKMCDLLIFEHSKLFKNIGKTFWYDGEIFRDGIPKNDIIVKPTTDIIEKVHNFYNIAKDKKIILYAPTFRVDYDLKINPLFLERIIETANLYFHEKYVLILRLHPNDKYLKDKILNSINNSDILDGSVYNDMQELLSTCNMLITDYSSTIGEMLVANKKCFIYAYDYEEYMEDQGLVMELTELPFPVTKTENELLESIKNFNSIKYENRLSNFKKKWDIYESGQASKELGDRLLQEMQQYKEN
- a CDS encoding glycosyltransferase family 2 protein, which encodes MVKQVYSDCSLSIIVPVYNVEKTIERAVKSIINQSYKNLEIILVNDGSTDKSGQIIEKLAEDYNIISAYHKENGGLSSARNYGIARASGEIIGLLDSDDYYMPDFFEDVIPYFNQEELDIVAFGFVKGNDKLKKYYLPEQKTLSNTQAIIKELFINQSVDFYAWNKFYRRKLFKNIKYPEGRLYEDVIPTYELMKKTRKVQYLSIAGLFYYQNPESIIYQQFNPRQYDNIDQRIVLLKKIRQEFPELTNLAYKKLIDGYLSTGFKLTTKTKDSRDQKKYLKKLRNEIKQQYFKLMTTSSPLTKKLALNLLYINAPLYNKLYKLILKK
- a CDS encoding IspD/TarI family cytidylyltransferase is translated as MITAIIIAGGVGKRMGQEIPKQFIIIDGKPIIIYTLISFQNHPQIDKILVVCKSGWEGTMWAYIKEYNISKVEWVIAGGKTGQESINAGVQFLKQFANNEDIIVIHDGIRPLVEEIVLSDVIVKCRKFGNAVSSLPYNEQIFIKKTDETTQKYIDRETLRRVATPQAYNYGKLIQSYDRAFKEGIGISESSYTNTMMVDLGETLHFALGSDKNIKLTTLDDLELFKGYLRMKTE
- a CDS encoding O-antigen ligase family protein, with translation MEKSKAVFSHIRSWYIIYFGIILIAKEIGPYDFLPAIINNLFVWPAALIGLIFIAYDLIQPVRYKKKIDYNIFLLLFIGVMCVTTIINRQYGLFANIKLIMNEAIYFFVIYRFGQTQTNAMLTIQRFVKILIGLWLIFVTISLGMFLTQTKYSFTLKNRFHPLRLGFLENRLFGVFSDPNFASTISLIVIIMSLYYLFAIKIKISIKVFLAINVFFQLLFILLSGSRTGMIELTIGLAFFLFIYCYTTNLMHIKNSKANFFSSLLLSLFISVTVYFLLEILKDFIAMMYTHLIQITHKQGGKAKNVTLIRNDVSDDSANELSNGRIEMWKNAIEIFRQNWLIGVGPSREGIVAYSKKFFPTNVLARTGMTIHSCFFHALAGTGLLGTLSFFIFIIQKAFSTIKYSLVIKNPINNIYFYFILCILAVSINAFLAPEIILVNKIGAFIFWLFLGSLTTKFKKKI
- a CDS encoding glycosyltransferase; the protein is MKKAPISILMSVYQKEKTKYFTEAIESILAQTIQPEEIFLVIDGPLTTELDTIIANYKRCLGHQLTICKLKQNQGLGVALAKGVSLCRNELIARMDADDIMVNNRLEIQLKEFQEEPNLVIIGTDIIEFSHNIENVTGKRIVPKTNEEIRAFSKKRNPFNHMTVMYKKSAILAVGNYLPLKGFEDYYLWVRLLKKGYEGKNIANILVYARAGDKMYMRRGGVSYLFPGLRGRWYIYKDGIGNFIDYMLSSTVHVVISLMPNRFRGLFYKKILRK